From Leptotrichia wadei, one genomic window encodes:
- the dprA gene encoding DNA-processing protein DprA: MEWLRLKEYGMKNNHIKKLMLIFQDFEELFYEENFKLFNDELKHQLEESMKIDMKERLNLYERNRVRIISANDKEYPKKLKEIKDYPVFLYLKGKKLKDYDKIKIDKDKISVENKRNIAVVGTRRATKFGKTACEKIVNELVNYDVTLISGLAEGIDTVALKTALDKGIEVVSVVGTGLDIVYPYDNRGLWERIAENGTIVSEYPLGTQPTRWTFPRRNRIIAGMSDGILVAESFKKGGALITAELGFSMNREIFAIPGFINYPSFEGCNDLIKNNKAKLTTCGNDIAIEFLWDIKKEKSKLQKLTEEEQIVFEVITEEVSFEQILQNVKEKIEKNKLFSVIMSLKIRGLITETNGAKYIRIV; this comes from the coding sequence AAAAATAACCATATAAAAAAATTGATGTTGATTTTTCAAGATTTTGAAGAATTATTTTATGAGGAAAATTTTAAATTGTTTAACGATGAATTAAAACATCAGCTTGAAGAATCAATGAAAATTGATATGAAAGAAAGGCTCAATCTTTACGAGCGAAACAGAGTTAGAATAATTAGTGCAAATGATAAGGAATATCCAAAGAAACTAAAGGAAATAAAAGATTATCCAGTATTTTTGTACTTAAAGGGGAAAAAACTGAAGGATTATGATAAAATAAAAATTGATAAAGATAAGATTTCAGTGGAAAATAAACGGAATATAGCAGTTGTAGGTACAAGAAGAGCTACAAAATTTGGAAAAACAGCTTGTGAAAAAATTGTAAATGAACTTGTAAATTATGATGTGACCTTAATTAGCGGACTTGCAGAGGGAATTGACACAGTTGCCTTGAAAACTGCGCTTGATAAGGGAATAGAAGTTGTATCAGTAGTGGGGACTGGGCTGGATATTGTATATCCCTATGACAATCGAGGCTTGTGGGAAAGGATTGCGGAAAATGGAACTATTGTAAGTGAATATCCGTTGGGAACACAGCCTACTAGATGGACTTTTCCAAGGAGAAATCGGATTATTGCGGGAATGTCAGATGGAATTTTGGTGGCTGAAAGTTTTAAAAAAGGCGGCGCATTAATTACTGCAGAATTGGGATTTAGTATGAACCGTGAAATTTTTGCCATTCCAGGATTTATAAATTATCCGTCTTTTGAAGGCTGTAATGACTTGATTAAAAATAATAAGGCAAAATTAACAACTTGTGGAAATGATATTGCGATTGAGTTTTTGTGGGATATAAAAAAGGAAAAAAGCAAATTACAGAAATTGACAGAGGAAGAGCAGATTGTTTTTGAAGTAATTACAGAAGAAGTAAGTTTTGAGCAGATATTGCAAAATGTGAAGGAAAAAATTGAGAAAAATAAATTATTTTCCGTAATTATGAGTTTAAAAATTAGAGGATTGATTACAGAAACAAATGGGGCGAAGTATATAAGAATAGTATAA
- the topA gene encoding type I DNA topoisomerase, producing the protein MARKLVIVESPSKAKTIEKILGRNYEVVASYGHVIDLPKTKIGIDVENNFEPQYKVIKGKGEILKKLKEKAKKASNVYLASDQDREGEAIAWHISNYIKQPDKTRRIEFNEITKTAVNNAINSPRDINNNLVNAQQARRLLDRIVGYKISPLLWKIINRNASAGRVQSVALKLICDLEDEINAFVPQKYWEVSALIEKDINLNLVKIADEKVDKIFDEKVIKKLKKDLKNESLTLEKIEVKKKSQRPPLVFKTSTLQQLASSYLGYGASKTMRIAQQLYEGLEIDGENKGLITYMRTDSTRISVDAINMAKDYITQNYGEKYVGKYVVKNSKSNVQDAHEGIRPSDINLVPDEIKGYLTNEQYKLYKLIWDRFLVSQFAAMQYEQMQINAVNKDYRFRGTINKVIFDGYYKIFKDEDEIKTGDFPELKEGSVHPIEKLNIEEGITKPPTRFSEATLVKKLESEGIGRPSTYASIVETLKTREYVEIIEKRFFPTYLGYEVKDELVKNFKDIMNVKFTANMEKDLDKVEEGTVEWVQLLRDFYSSLEKDIVKFEKEIDEIKNRRVVADVMDSEGNPMILKTGLYGKYLISETNEKEKISLKGIPVSPEEIRKGEIFVKEAVEKLQNNKKGIPTDYSDENGVKYVLKVGRYGEYLESENYENDEKRMSLPLELKQKYRKGSVIELDGVLQINEEMKRLSEIDRKIIEEAGVCEFCGRPYEIKTGRFGKFLACTGYPECKTIKNIKTGKVTRVTEKEEKTKTKKAVSKKTAKKSTSKAKTKKTATAKKKKTTKKS; encoded by the coding sequence TTGGCTAGAAAGTTAGTTATTGTTGAGTCACCGTCAAAGGCGAAAACCATTGAAAAAATACTTGGTAGAAATTATGAAGTTGTCGCATCTTATGGGCATGTGATTGATTTGCCAAAAACTAAAATTGGGATAGATGTGGAAAATAATTTTGAGCCGCAGTATAAGGTTATAAAGGGGAAAGGTGAGATTTTAAAAAAATTAAAGGAAAAGGCAAAAAAGGCAAGCAATGTTTATCTGGCTTCGGATCAGGACAGGGAAGGGGAAGCCATTGCCTGGCACATTTCAAATTACATTAAGCAGCCTGATAAAACTAGGAGAATTGAATTTAATGAGATAACTAAGACGGCTGTAAATAATGCAATTAATAGCCCAAGAGATATTAATAATAATCTTGTTAATGCGCAGCAGGCCAGAAGATTGCTGGATAGAATAGTGGGATATAAAATAAGTCCGCTTCTATGGAAAATAATTAACCGTAATGCAAGTGCTGGACGGGTTCAGTCGGTTGCACTAAAATTGATTTGTGACCTGGAAGATGAAATAAATGCGTTTGTGCCGCAAAAATATTGGGAAGTCAGTGCATTAATTGAAAAAGATATTAATCTTAATTTGGTAAAAATTGCAGATGAAAAAGTGGATAAAATATTTGATGAAAAAGTTATAAAAAAATTAAAGAAAGACTTGAAAAATGAATCGTTGACACTTGAAAAAATAGAAGTTAAGAAAAAGTCGCAAAGACCGCCACTTGTGTTTAAAACAAGTACACTGCAGCAGCTTGCTTCTTCATATCTTGGATATGGCGCAAGTAAAACTATGAGAATTGCGCAGCAGCTTTATGAAGGGCTTGAGATTGACGGTGAAAACAAAGGGCTTATAACTTATATGAGAACTGATTCTACAAGAATTTCCGTTGATGCAATAAATATGGCAAAGGATTACATTACCCAAAATTATGGGGAAAAATATGTAGGAAAATATGTAGTGAAAAATTCAAAGTCAAATGTTCAGGATGCCCATGAAGGAATTCGTCCATCAGATATAAATTTAGTTCCTGATGAAATAAAGGGATATTTGACAAATGAGCAGTATAAATTGTATAAATTGATTTGGGACAGATTTTTAGTTTCGCAGTTTGCAGCGATGCAGTATGAGCAAATGCAAATTAATGCTGTAAATAAAGATTACCGTTTTAGAGGAACAATTAACAAAGTTATTTTTGATGGATATTACAAGATTTTTAAAGATGAAGATGAAATTAAGACTGGAGATTTTCCAGAATTAAAAGAGGGAAGCGTTCATCCAATTGAAAAATTGAACATTGAAGAAGGAATTACAAAGCCGCCAACAAGATTTTCAGAAGCGACTCTTGTTAAAAAATTAGAATCTGAAGGAATCGGACGTCCATCAACCTATGCTTCGATTGTCGAAACTTTGAAAACAAGGGAATATGTGGAAATTATTGAAAAACGTTTTTTCCCGACATATCTGGGATATGAAGTTAAAGATGAACTTGTGAAGAATTTTAAAGACATTATGAATGTGAAATTTACTGCGAATATGGAAAAGGATTTGGACAAAGTTGAAGAAGGGACTGTTGAATGGGTTCAGCTTTTAAGGGATTTTTATAGTTCGCTGGAAAAGGATATTGTCAAGTTTGAAAAGGAAATTGATGAAATAAAAAATCGTAGAGTTGTGGCGGATGTGATGGATTCTGAAGGGAATCCAATGATTTTAAAAACTGGATTGTATGGAAAATATTTGATAAGTGAAACAAATGAAAAGGAAAAAATTTCATTAAAGGGAATTCCTGTATCGCCTGAAGAGATTAGAAAGGGAGAAATCTTCGTAAAGGAAGCGGTTGAAAAACTTCAAAATAATAAAAAGGGAATCCCGACTGATTATTCTGATGAAAATGGAGTCAAATATGTATTAAAAGTTGGAAGATATGGAGAATATCTTGAAAGTGAAAATTATGAAAATGATGAAAAAAGAATGTCGCTGCCGCTGGAATTGAAGCAAAAATATAGAAAAGGTTCTGTAATTGAACTGGATGGCGTTTTGCAAATAAATGAGGAAATGAAACGCCTTTCTGAAATTGACAGAAAAATAATAGAAGAAGCTGGAGTTTGCGAGTTTTGTGGAAGACCTTATGAAATAAAAACTGGAAGATTTGGAAAATTCCTTGCCTGTACAGGTTACCCAGAATGTAAGACAATAAAGAATATAAAAACTGGGAAAGTAACAAGAGTGACTGAAAAGGAAGAAAAAACAAAAACTAAAAAGGCGGTTTCTAAAAAAACAGCTAAAAAATCAACTTCCAAAGCAAAAACTAAAAAGACAGCGACAGCAAAAAAGAAGAAAACAACTAAAAAGTCATAA
- a CDS encoding tetratricopeptide repeat protein, producing MKKTGMDKLFDKYVKRIQSGDTKAMNEIALIFQNNYEDENAEKWFLKAIEAGDYEYANNLGYLYANRHDFENAEKYYLIAIENNDYDALNNLAILYEQYGKIEEAEKYYLESVEKNCEGAEKNLLMFYNSTGQIEKAKDLYMHLAWKNDTDAMNRLGIIFGNEGNFEESKKWFLKAAALGDEHAKNNLKVLEENLKK from the coding sequence ATGAAAAAAACTGGAATGGATAAGTTATTTGATAAATATGTAAAGAGGATTCAGTCTGGAGATACAAAGGCTATGAATGAGATTGCCCTTATTTTTCAAAATAACTATGAAGATGAAAATGCAGAAAAGTGGTTTTTAAAGGCAATTGAGGCAGGAGATTATGAATATGCCAATAATTTAGGATATTTATATGCCAATCGGCACGATTTTGAAAATGCAGAAAAGTATTATTTGATTGCAATTGAAAATAATGATTATGATGCTTTGAATAATTTGGCAATTTTGTATGAGCAATATGGGAAAATTGAAGAGGCAGAAAAATATTATTTGGAGTCGGTTGAGAAAAATTGTGAAGGTGCAGAAAAGAATCTGCTTATGTTTTATAATAGTACGGGTCAGATTGAAAAAGCTAAGGATTTGTATATGCATTTAGCCTGGAAAAATGATACTGATGCAATGAATCGGCTAGGAATAATTTTTGGAAACGAAGGAAATTTTGAGGAATCAAAAAAATGGTTCTTAAAGGCTGCGGCATTGGGAGATGAGCATGCTAAAAATAATTTGAAAGTATTGGAAGAAAATTTGAAAAAGTAA
- a CDS encoding potassium channel family protein codes for MAGYLVIGAGKFGRSIAKTLYRHNETVLVIDKNEELIQQIIDDGTVGEAVSFDVTEENSLKKMVNSDDFEVAFICIEGSLQTSALVTVMLKELGIKTIICKAITKIEGKVLEKIGATKVVFPDETVGIDLAFEFLKPDVTEHLKFSEKYRIFEFKVPKRIIGKNLIELNLRKKYEMNVIGIKRESEELRISLLPDEKILENDMLLVIANVEKMIQFNKEYLEN; via the coding sequence ATGGCAGGATATTTAGTTATAGGAGCAGGAAAATTCGGGAGAAGTATTGCAAAAACACTTTATAGACACAATGAAACTGTACTTGTAATCGACAAAAATGAGGAACTTATACAGCAAATAATAGACGATGGTACCGTCGGAGAAGCAGTTTCTTTTGATGTAACAGAAGAAAATTCACTAAAGAAAATGGTAAATAGCGATGATTTTGAGGTAGCATTTATTTGTATTGAGGGCAGTTTGCAAACAAGTGCATTAGTCACGGTTATGTTAAAAGAATTAGGAATAAAAACTATTATTTGTAAAGCTATTACAAAAATTGAAGGAAAGGTTTTGGAAAAAATTGGAGCAACTAAAGTTGTATTTCCTGATGAAACAGTTGGAATAGATTTAGCTTTTGAATTTTTAAAGCCAGATGTCACAGAACATTTAAAATTTTCTGAAAAATACAGGATTTTTGAATTTAAAGTTCCGAAAAGAATTATAGGCAAAAATCTAATTGAACTGAATTTGAGAAAAAAATACGAAATGAATGTAATTGGGATAAAAAGGGAAAGCGAAGAACTTAGAATATCGCTTTTACCAGATGAAAAAATTTTAGAAAATGATATGCTTTTAGTTATTGCAAATGTCGAAAAAATGATACAATTTAATAAAGAATACTTGGAAAATTAA
- a CDS encoding TrkH family potassium uptake protein, which yields MFFKNKSFSPYMTILLSFVIVTVLGGILLSLPISVNYGKSVKLIDGFFIATSAICVTGLSSIDIGSVYNTFGQIIILILIQLGGLGVITFTSVIIIMISKKIGYYTKKIVQEDINIDTTFRIEEYVKKVIFSVILIEFIGAIVLFFEFIKRFSFFKAVYYSLFHSVSAFCNAGFSLFSDNLYGFKNSFLINITIPLLIFLGGIGFSTILNCYNVFTKKEKRLTLTTKLSIKISIFLIIAGTFAMFILEYSNKSTIGNLSFVQKLEASFFQSVSTRTAGFNTISILGLKRSTSLLFIILMFIGASPGSTGGGIKTTTLGLIVLGTLATLKNKDAVEYDKRSISWRIYSKAIAILFISLIYTVICVFLLILFERNKNFLDLAFEVYSAFGTVGLSRDLTPSLSDISKFILIVTMFVGRVGPLTITLALSKSNLKKGHYTYPQENILIG from the coding sequence ATGTTTTTTAAAAATAAATCTTTTTCACCATATATGACAATATTATTATCATTTGTAATAGTGACAGTTTTAGGCGGAATTTTATTATCTTTGCCGATTTCTGTGAATTATGGAAAAAGTGTAAAGTTGATTGATGGATTTTTTATAGCAACTTCAGCTATTTGTGTGACAGGGCTTTCTAGTATTGATATTGGCAGTGTTTACAATACTTTCGGGCAAATTATAATTTTGATTTTGATACAGCTTGGAGGACTTGGGGTTATAACGTTCACATCAGTTATAATTATTATGATTTCAAAGAAAATTGGATATTATACCAAAAAAATAGTTCAAGAAGATATAAACATTGACACAACTTTTAGAATTGAAGAATATGTGAAAAAAGTTATTTTTTCTGTAATCTTGATTGAATTTATTGGAGCTATTGTTTTATTTTTTGAATTTATAAAAAGGTTTAGTTTTTTTAAAGCAGTTTATTATTCACTTTTCCATTCTGTGTCAGCATTTTGCAATGCTGGATTTTCATTATTTTCAGACAATTTATATGGATTTAAAAACAGTTTTTTGATAAATATTACAATTCCACTTCTAATATTTCTAGGCGGAATCGGATTTTCAACAATTTTAAATTGCTACAATGTTTTTACGAAAAAGGAGAAAAGACTGACTTTGACAACTAAATTGAGCATTAAAATATCCATTTTTTTAATAATTGCTGGAACATTTGCAATGTTTATCTTGGAATATTCCAATAAAAGCACGATTGGAAACTTATCTTTTGTGCAAAAATTAGAAGCATCATTTTTTCAAAGTGTATCAACGAGAACCGCTGGATTTAACACAATTTCAATTTTAGGTCTAAAAAGGTCAACTTCACTTTTATTTATTATTTTAATGTTTATCGGCGCTTCTCCAGGCTCAACTGGTGGCGGAATAAAGACTACGACGCTTGGGCTTATAGTCTTAGGAACTTTGGCAACACTTAAAAATAAGGATGCAGTCGAATATGACAAGAGAAGTATTAGCTGGAGAATTTATAGCAAAGCAATCGCTATATTATTTATTTCACTTATTTATACGGTAATTTGTGTATTTTTATTAATTTTATTTGAAAGAAATAAAAATTTTCTGGATTTGGCATTTGAAGTATATTCAGCATTTGGAACAGTTGGACTTTCTAGAGATTTGACACCAAGTCTTTCGGATATTTCAAAATTTATACTTATTGTTACAATGTTCGTTGGAAGAGTTGGACCGCTCACAATCACTTTGGCATTGTCAAAGTCAAATTTAAAAAAAGGACATTATACTTATCCACAAGAAAATATTTTGATAGGATAA
- a CDS encoding DUF3290 family protein, which produces MEFYNFNYLENQKFVTDKFFLVVIIFVIAFIVFAFWKWFKGSISLRDKQLSLLGLMFIFLFALYHYDNYRAKNNEEKVYKNSASVIKKLSEKFKVNENDIFINTPEITEDTVYKIKDKFYQIHWVGNNILVEQMTVPYVDEVKTIKE; this is translated from the coding sequence ATGGAATTTTATAATTTTAATTATTTAGAAAACCAAAAATTTGTAACGGATAAATTTTTTCTTGTTGTAATTATTTTCGTAATTGCATTTATTGTATTTGCATTTTGGAAATGGTTTAAAGGAAGCATTTCACTTAGAGATAAACAGCTTAGTTTGCTTGGATTGATGTTTATTTTCTTATTTGCATTATATCATTATGATAATTATAGAGCGAAAAATAATGAAGAAAAAGTTTATAAAAATTCGGCAAGCGTTATAAAAAAATTATCTGAAAAATTTAAAGTTAATGAAAATGATATTTTTATAAATACACCTGAAATAACAGAGGATACTGTTTATAAAATAAAAGACAAATTTTACCAAATTCACTGGGTAGGAAATAATATCTTGGTTGAACAAATGACAGTGCCTTATGTGGATGAAGTTAAAACAATTAAAGAATAA
- a CDS encoding DUF421 domain-containing protein, with protein sequence MKKYKRKEDDVILDFIILVAIKLTIGFIALVLFMNLNGRSQLAPTSTEDQIGNYVLGGIIGGVIYSPNISIIQFLIVLLIWGLLMTITDFLKNTNKSVKKMIDGQVVYLIRDGKMLTENFAQATLSIPDFYTKLRTKGVMQISDIEEAFMESNGQLIVIKKGEDGYSNLLVSEGNIQEDNLKHIGKDDNWLKEELAKYNVTDLGELFIVEYSGDGKLFIVKK encoded by the coding sequence TTGAAAAAATATAAAAGAAAGGAAGATGATGTAATTTTGGATTTTATAATTCTTGTTGCAATAAAACTTACAATTGGATTTATTGCATTAGTTTTGTTTATGAATTTAAATGGACGCAGCCAACTGGCACCAACATCAACAGAAGATCAAATAGGTAATTATGTCCTTGGGGGAATTATCGGTGGTGTAATTTATAGTCCAAATATATCAATAATTCAATTTTTAATAGTTCTTTTGATATGGGGACTTCTAATGACAATAACTGATTTTCTAAAAAATACAAATAAAAGCGTAAAAAAAATGATAGATGGACAAGTTGTATACTTAATAAGAGATGGAAAAATGCTAACAGAAAATTTTGCACAAGCGACACTTTCAATTCCTGATTTTTACACAAAGTTGAGAACAAAAGGTGTTATGCAAATATCAGATATAGAAGAAGCTTTTATGGAATCAAATGGACAACTTATCGTTATAAAAAAAGGTGAAGACGGTTATTCAAATTTATTAGTTTCTGAAGGGAATATACAAGAGGATAACTTGAAACATATTGGAAAAGATGATAATTGGTTGAAGGAAGAGTTGGCGAAATATAACGTTACTGATCTTGGTGAACTTTTCATTGTTGAATATAGCGGTGATGGAAAACTTTTTATTGTGAAAAAATAG